One genomic region from Biomphalaria glabrata chromosome 7, xgBioGlab47.1, whole genome shotgun sequence encodes:
- the LOC106072379 gene encoding nuclear receptor coactivator 5-like: MSLRWLQDDFKRSRSRSSSSSSSAGKKQRVDEFGRTITKVGSSSRSRSHSRGRSRLDDWQGDAGFGRTRGYRETLSREKSKERGRRQKRRDGSSSSSSSSSSDNHTPSTRLVASNKPKYLNARLFVANIVANEIEKEELTKHFEKYGNVVDVLIHPKNYAFIQYLKEEHARLAVEGEQGSTLKGWRLDVKMANEGRRGAGGGRGGRGGADRGGRGSGGGRFNERDSREKRDRSPLSDRPFRGSRRSPGPYPPAIRDFGMRDPYFPPPDPYRRMYPDPWLPPDDPFRPVPYLDPYRDPFALRPPPPIVVECEVFMVNPQLRAYAEAIERRVKDQNIITAVSVIPEGRTSAQMVEELTARDGLFAIFINPQNEQHRSLTLNILHGVPQEHRNMPLDDAIALVGRSFEKYVEGLREKAKAAAAPLTARVFLPATAEVAYLLNLLADNRALTIDELNTVIKYLQERRDKLIDAESRPIVTDDGLIKPIPSQHTNEPVTGTSNEQISAQQDIKNKILSIFTSAGGSIQGVPPANGSNLFPSGTPAPPPPPPPAPAAASASLINFDNPNVQKALDNLIQSSPSLLKNFTSKVSVAATQAVSTSVSSSLSATVNTSTSAVGFGQGNVMLSNLLPHAGPQLQGRMPGAFGDMQGQRMPGNEQGGYGMQGPSGLPGQSMPRY, encoded by the exons ATGAGTTTACGGTGGTTGCAAGATGATTTTAAGAGgtcaagatctagatcaagtTCAAGCTCAAGTTCTGCTGGGAAAAAGCAAAGAGTTGATGAGTTTGGTAGGACTATAACAAAAGTTGGAAGCTCAAGTCGTAGTCGCAGTCACAGTAGAGGTAGAAGTAGGTTAGATGATTGGCAAGGAGATGCTGGATTTGGAAGAACTCGTGGCTATCGGGAGACTTTGAGTAGggagaaaagtaaagaaagaggAAGGCGTCAGAAAAGGCGTGATGGAAGCAGTAGCAGCAGCAGCTCTAGTAGTAGTGACAATCATACTCCATCTACCCGCTTAGTTGCAAGTAATAAGCCTAAATATTTGAATGCTCGTTTATTTGTTGCCAATATTGTTGCAAATGAAATCGAAAAAGAGGAACTTactaaacattttgaaaaatatgGCAATGTTGTTG ATGTGCTCATTCATCCTAAAAACTATGCCTTTATCCAGTACTTGAAAGAAGAGCATGCTAGACTGGCAGTAGAGGGAGAACAAGGAAGTACACTCAAAGGCTGGAGACTGG ATGTAAAAATGGCTAATGAGGGTCGTAGGGGTGCTGGTGGTGGAAGAGGTGGACGGGGTGGTGCTGATCGTGGTGGAAGAGGAAGTGGTGG TGGCCGGTTCAATGAAAGAGATAgcagagagaaaagagatagatCTCCTCTTAGTGACCGACCATTTCGAGGGTCAAGGAGATCTCCAGGACCATACCCACCAGCCATCAG GGACTTTGGAATGCGGGATCCTTATTTTCCTCCCCCAGATCCTTACAGAAGAATGTACCCAGATCCTTGGCTTCCTCCTGATGATCCTTTCAG GCCTGTTCCTTACTTAGATCCATATAGAGATCCTTTTGCACTGAGACCACCACCACCAATAGTTGTTGAGTGTGAAGTATTTATGGTGAATCCTCAACtgag GGCTTACGCTGAGGCAATAGAGCGTCGAGTCAAAGACCAAAACATTATTACCGCTGTGTCTGTTATTCCTGAAGGCAGGACATCTGCTCAGATGGTGGAGGAGTTGACTGCTAGGGATGGCTTGTTTGCTATTTTTATCAACCCTCAGAATGAGCAGCACAGATCATTAACACTTAACATTCTGCATGGTGTTCCTCAAG AACACAGGAATATGCCATTAGATGACGCCATTGCTTTGGTGGGACGCAGCTTTGAGAAATATGTGGAAGGTTTGCGTGAAAAGGCTAAAGCTGCCGCTGCTCCTTTAACAGCTCGTGTTTTTTTACCAGCAACAGCAGAAGTTGCATATCTGCTGAATCTTTTGGCGGATAATCGTGCTTTGACTATAGATGAGCTAAACACTGTTATCAAATACCTGCAGGAACGTCGTGACAAGTTGATTGATGCAGAGAGTCGACCCATTGTTACAGATG ATGGTCTTATCAAACCAATACCTAGTCAACACACTAATGAGCCAGTAACTGGAACAAGTAATGAGCAAATATCTGCCCAACAagatatcaaaaataaaattcttagtATTTTCACTAGTGCAGGAGGAAGCATTCAAGGTGTGCCACCTGCAAATGGTTCCAACCTGTTTCCATCTGGAACACCTGCTCCTCCCCCTCCACCACCACCAGCTCCAGCAGCTGCTAGTGCCAGCCTCATCAACTTTGACAATCCTAATGTGCAGAAAGCTTTGGATAATCTTATACAGAGCAGCCCAAGTCTTCTGAAGAACTTCACCAGTAAAGTTTCTGTAGCAGCCACTCAGGCAGTCTCAACAAGTGTTAGCAGTTCTCTTAGTGCCACAGTCAATACCAGCACATCAGCTGTTGGCTTTGGACAGGGGAATGTAATGCTTTCCAACTTGCTGCCTCATGCTGGTCCTCAACTCCAAGGCAGAATGCCAGGTGCTTTTGGTGACATGCAGGGCCAGAGAATGCCAGGGAATGAACAGGGTGGGTATGGCATGCAGGGTCCCTCTGGCTTGCCAGGGCAGTCCATGCCAAGATACTGA